In one window of Arthrobacter pascens DNA:
- a CDS encoding NADPH-dependent F420 reductase translates to MKIAVLGTGTVGRTLAGALSGIGHDVVLGTRDPQATLGRSGPAATGAQPFSEWHAANQHIPLETFADAADEAELVVNATKGAGALAALSLAGSANLAGKVLVDVSNALDSSQGMPPVLNPVNTDSLGERIQGAFPDARVVKTLNTMNAGLMVDPGRLAGGDHSVFVSGDDAGAKTVVTELLEALGHRDIIDLGDITSARGAEMMMPAWLRLWGVLGTVEFNFKIVR, encoded by the coding sequence ATGAAAATCGCGGTCCTTGGCACGGGAACCGTAGGCCGGACCCTGGCGGGCGCACTGTCCGGAATCGGGCACGACGTGGTCCTTGGCACGAGGGATCCGCAGGCCACATTGGGCCGCAGCGGACCGGCCGCCACGGGAGCCCAGCCCTTCAGCGAATGGCATGCCGCGAACCAGCACATCCCCCTGGAAACCTTTGCGGATGCTGCCGACGAGGCTGAACTCGTAGTGAACGCGACAAAAGGGGCAGGGGCACTCGCCGCACTGAGTTTGGCTGGGTCCGCCAACCTGGCCGGCAAAGTGCTCGTTGACGTATCCAACGCCCTCGATTCTTCCCAGGGCATGCCGCCGGTGCTGAATCCCGTGAACACGGACAGCCTTGGAGAACGGATCCAGGGTGCGTTTCCTGATGCCAGGGTGGTCAAGACGCTCAACACGATGAACGCCGGGCTGATGGTGGATCCCGGGAGGCTTGCGGGCGGGGACCATTCGGTTTTTGTGTCCGGCGACGACGCCGGCGCCAAGACGGTGGTCACTGAGCTTTTGGAGGCCCTGGGGCACCGTGACATTATCGACCTGGGTGACATCACCTCCGCCCGCGGCGCTGAGATGATGATGCCGGCCTGGCTGCGGCTGTGGGGCGTGCTGGGAACAGTCGAGTTCAATTTCAAGATCGTCCGCTGA
- a CDS encoding DUF1684 domain-containing protein produces MSTPADAQLERWQRFRKSRNSVLASPHGWLTLTSFQWLETQPAAVELVPGLWWTDGVTASLTAGARDGLTLVETGEPVDGTISATLANEESLMWVQFGGSDGRQVVVELAMRADRYAIRTRDSSSPVFMEFDGVPTFDYDPAWVIQGRFEAYPEPVDVPIATANPLVDGVHRSVGEVVFRVPGLPHEIRLHAEEEKLGALTVTFHDETNGISTDEWRKVFIPRPRVDPSGKATVIIDFNRAINYPSAFTPFGTCPMPVKGNSIDVEVTAGEKVPEGSLA; encoded by the coding sequence ATGAGCACACCCGCGGATGCCCAGCTGGAGCGTTGGCAGCGCTTCCGCAAGAGCCGCAATTCGGTCCTCGCCAGCCCGCACGGCTGGCTGACCCTCACCTCCTTCCAGTGGCTGGAAACCCAGCCCGCCGCCGTCGAACTCGTCCCCGGCCTGTGGTGGACGGACGGTGTGACGGCATCACTCACCGCCGGCGCACGCGACGGCCTGACGCTGGTGGAAACCGGGGAGCCCGTGGACGGCACCATCTCTGCAACCCTCGCGAACGAGGAGTCCCTCATGTGGGTGCAGTTCGGCGGCAGCGACGGCCGGCAGGTGGTGGTGGAGCTTGCGATGCGCGCGGACCGGTACGCCATCCGCACCCGGGATTCCAGCTCGCCGGTGTTCATGGAGTTCGACGGCGTTCCCACCTTTGATTACGACCCCGCCTGGGTGATCCAGGGACGGTTCGAGGCCTACCCGGAGCCGGTGGACGTTCCCATCGCCACGGCAAATCCGCTCGTGGACGGGGTGCACCGCTCCGTGGGTGAGGTGGTGTTCCGGGTCCCGGGCCTCCCGCATGAGATCCGCCTCCACGCTGAGGAAGAGAAACTTGGCGCCCTGACGGTCACCTTCCACGACGAGACGAACGGCATTTCCACTGACGAGTGGCGCAAAGTCTTCATCCCGCGTCCGCGCGTTGATCCATCAGGAAAGGCGACGGTGATCATCGACTTCAACCGGGCCATCAACTACCCCAGCGCCTTCACGCCTTTCGGCACCTGCCCCATGCCGGTCAAGGGAAATTCGATCGACGTCGAGGTGACCGCAGGCGAGAAGGTTCCGGAGGGAAGCCTGGCCTAG
- a CDS encoding acyl-CoA dehydrogenase family protein has product MSPGHEGAPDPGTRPAPDPGTKELPAADFFAFEAQLSPRERDKLAELRDFLASEIAPHASDWWNKAEFPAHILPKLAALELSTPAQRGYSHLFAGLVIAEMTRVDTSIATFFLVHHDLFVESLYAFGSEGQKERLLADASNLRITGAFALTEPGHGSDVAGGMETRARRISSRTGEPDVGGDSWLLNGAKRWIGNGTFCDYMLVWARDEADGAVRGFIVDASLPGVSRSRIENKIALRTVQNADIVFKDVRIAEADRFAGISSFEDTNRLLRGSRIMVAWQAVGQQLAAFDVARQYAVERRQFGRPLAQFQLIQQQLVTMLGNAVASMAMMVRLAELQEEGAAGMPQVALAKSYISARMRETVAMGRSILGGNGIVTDYRMAKIFADAEAIFTYEGSFEINTLIVGRAVTGVSAIA; this is encoded by the coding sequence ATGAGCCCGGGGCACGAAGGCGCCCCTGATCCCGGCACTCGTCCGGCCCCTGATCCGGGCACGAAAGAGCTGCCAGCTGCGGACTTTTTCGCCTTTGAGGCGCAGCTCAGCCCCCGGGAGCGGGACAAGCTGGCAGAGCTGCGGGATTTCCTCGCTTCGGAGATCGCGCCGCACGCGTCGGACTGGTGGAACAAGGCGGAATTTCCCGCGCACATCCTCCCCAAGCTCGCGGCACTGGAACTGAGCACTCCCGCCCAGCGGGGTTACAGCCACCTGTTCGCGGGGCTGGTCATCGCCGAAATGACCCGCGTAGACACGTCCATCGCCACGTTTTTCCTGGTCCACCACGACCTTTTTGTGGAATCCCTTTATGCCTTCGGTTCGGAGGGGCAGAAGGAGCGGCTCCTCGCCGATGCCTCAAACCTGCGCATCACGGGGGCCTTCGCGCTGACAGAGCCCGGCCATGGCTCCGACGTCGCCGGCGGCATGGAGACCCGTGCCCGGCGGATCTCCTCCCGGACCGGGGAGCCCGACGTCGGCGGCGACAGCTGGCTGCTCAACGGTGCCAAGCGGTGGATCGGCAACGGGACTTTCTGCGACTACATGCTGGTGTGGGCACGGGACGAAGCCGACGGCGCCGTCCGGGGGTTTATCGTGGATGCTTCCCTGCCGGGCGTGAGCCGGAGCCGGATCGAGAACAAGATCGCGCTCCGGACAGTCCAGAACGCTGACATTGTGTTCAAGGACGTCCGCATCGCCGAGGCGGACCGCTTCGCCGGGATCAGCAGTTTTGAAGACACGAACCGGCTCCTGCGCGGATCGCGGATCATGGTTGCCTGGCAGGCCGTGGGGCAGCAGCTGGCGGCGTTCGACGTTGCCCGGCAGTACGCCGTCGAACGCCGGCAGTTCGGGCGGCCGCTGGCGCAATTCCAGCTCATCCAGCAGCAGCTGGTGACCATGTTGGGCAACGCCGTAGCGAGCATGGCCATGATGGTCCGGCTCGCCGAGCTGCAGGAGGAGGGCGCGGCGGGCATGCCCCAGGTTGCGCTGGCCAAGTCCTACATCAGCGCCCGGATGCGCGAGACCGTGGCGATGGGACGGTCCATCCTGGGCGGCAACGGGATAGTGACCGATTACCGGATGGCCAAGATCTTCGCCGACGCCGAGGCCATTTTCACGTACGAGGGCTCCTTTGAGATCAACACGCTGATCGTCGGCAGGGCCGTCACCGGAGTGTCTGCCATCGCCTAG
- a CDS encoding SDR family NAD(P)-dependent oxidoreductase: MDINGSVAMITGGASGLGAATARRLFDGGASVVLIDLPGSAGAAFAEELNGSAAGRSGTGRTAVFTPADVTNEAEVQGAVDAAVALGPLRILVNCAGIATPGKVLGLDGVLPLDAFSRVIQVNLIGTFNVLRLAAAAMVATEPVSTDVGGPERGVIINTASVAAFEGQIGQPAYAASKGAVAAMTLPLARELARELVRVVTIAPGIFETPMMAGLPQDAQDSLGRQVPHPSRLGRPAEYAGLVAHIVENAMLNGETIRLDGAIRMGPK; the protein is encoded by the coding sequence ATGGACATCAATGGCAGCGTCGCAATGATTACGGGCGGAGCCTCCGGATTGGGGGCGGCCACCGCCAGGCGGCTGTTCGACGGCGGGGCTTCCGTGGTGCTGATCGACCTGCCGGGCTCTGCCGGTGCAGCCTTCGCCGAGGAACTGAACGGGTCTGCCGCCGGGCGATCCGGTACAGGCCGGACCGCAGTCTTCACCCCCGCGGACGTGACCAACGAGGCTGAGGTTCAAGGTGCCGTCGACGCAGCCGTGGCCTTGGGCCCGCTGCGGATCCTCGTGAACTGCGCGGGCATCGCCACCCCGGGCAAGGTGCTGGGGCTCGACGGCGTACTGCCGCTTGACGCGTTCAGCCGCGTCATCCAGGTGAACCTCATCGGGACGTTCAACGTGCTTCGCCTCGCTGCGGCGGCCATGGTCGCCACCGAACCCGTGAGTACCGACGTCGGCGGTCCTGAGCGTGGCGTGATCATCAACACTGCTTCCGTTGCAGCGTTCGAAGGCCAGATCGGCCAGCCGGCTTACGCGGCCTCCAAGGGCGCCGTTGCCGCGATGACCCTGCCGTTGGCGCGGGAGCTGGCGCGCGAACTGGTGCGGGTGGTGACCATTGCGCCGGGGATCTTCGAGACCCCGATGATGGCCGGGCTCCCGCAGGATGCGCAGGATTCGCTCGGCCGGCAGGTGCCGCATCCCTCCCGGCTTGGCAGGCCCGCCGAGTATGCCGGCCTCGTGGCCCACATTGTCGAAAACGCCATGCTCAACGGCGAAACAATCAGGCTGGACGGCGCCATTCGAATGGGTCCCAAATGA
- a CDS encoding glycoside hydrolase family 76 protein, producing the protein MIPQDSGPAVSGWAARANEAACSVTALFGHRLLFLPGTHIGAILRPSRPAEILVRPWHYWWQAQYLDCLVDAGIREMGSAATSAAPSDGEGPDDGGGKAGVIPGAVEAGAGRLASRLLTGIRLRNLLTFVNSYYDDMAWLALATLRLHELAEATQQEEFRKPPLRNSKRIARIRKTLTLQFDSASTDDLGGGTFWSRKRDFKNTPATAPVALFYARTGQRDKAQALLDWLDARLFDPAQGLYLDGLRIDPAGGVVVETAIYTYNQGPVLGALLELGGKANLARAATIVEAVGRSLTVPPEADRQSGASPDSLVLQCAGTGDGGLFTGILCRYLALAAADQRLSGTVRAAAGRLVLDTAEAFWAGRRHISPTEPLARHLTKHPSGHLSGHVSGHPRKHQGNLIFSVHPRTPADVTYPPGAAVELSTQLQAWMVLEAAAAIQRKTHWK; encoded by the coding sequence ATGATCCCGCAGGACTCCGGCCCGGCTGTCTCCGGCTGGGCCGCCCGTGCCAATGAGGCGGCATGCTCGGTCACGGCCCTGTTCGGCCATCGGCTACTCTTCCTGCCGGGCACCCACATCGGCGCCATTCTCCGGCCCTCGCGCCCCGCGGAGATCCTCGTCCGCCCCTGGCACTACTGGTGGCAGGCGCAGTACCTCGACTGCCTGGTGGATGCCGGAATCCGGGAGATGGGCAGTGCAGCCACGTCCGCTGCACCGTCCGACGGCGAAGGTCCCGACGACGGCGGCGGTAAGGCCGGCGTCATTCCAGGCGCCGTTGAGGCCGGCGCCGGCAGGCTCGCCTCCCGCCTGCTCACGGGCATCAGGCTGCGTAACCTCCTCACCTTCGTCAACAGCTACTACGACGACATGGCCTGGCTGGCACTGGCCACCCTCCGGCTGCATGAACTCGCCGAAGCAACCCAGCAGGAGGAATTCCGCAAGCCACCACTCAGGAACAGCAAGCGCATTGCCAGGATCCGGAAAACCCTGACCCTGCAGTTCGATTCGGCCTCGACGGACGACCTTGGCGGCGGCACCTTCTGGAGCAGGAAGCGGGATTTCAAGAACACCCCCGCCACCGCCCCCGTCGCGCTCTTTTATGCCCGGACCGGCCAGCGGGACAAGGCCCAGGCACTGCTGGACTGGCTGGACGCCAGGCTCTTCGATCCGGCACAGGGCCTCTACCTGGACGGGCTGCGGATCGACCCCGCGGGCGGGGTGGTGGTGGAAACCGCCATCTACACCTACAACCAAGGGCCGGTGCTCGGCGCGCTCCTGGAACTCGGCGGGAAAGCGAACCTGGCGCGCGCTGCCACGATTGTGGAGGCAGTGGGCCGCAGCCTGACAGTCCCGCCCGAAGCGGACAGGCAAAGCGGCGCCTCACCGGACAGCCTGGTCCTACAGTGTGCGGGCACGGGCGACGGCGGACTCTTCACTGGGATCCTGTGCCGCTACCTCGCACTCGCCGCAGCCGACCAGCGGCTTTCCGGGACCGTCAGGGCAGCGGCCGGACGCCTCGTCCTGGACACCGCCGAAGCCTTCTGGGCCGGCCGGCGCCACATTTCGCCAACGGAACCCCTGGCCAGGCATCTGACCAAACACCCGTCAGGGCACCTGTCCGGGCACGTATCCGGGCACCCTCGCAAACACCAAGGCAACCTGATCTTCTCCGTCCACCCCCGGACGCCCGCGGATGTCACCTATCCCCCGGGAGCCGCCGTCGAACTTTCCACCCAGCTGCAGGCGTGGATGGTCCTGGAGGCCGCCGCGGCGATCCAGCGAAAGACCCACTGGAAATAA
- a CDS encoding iron ABC transporter substrate-binding protein has product MKIRSHALAGIALAATAALGLSACGGGPTPAASGSASAGGAGSGEITVYNAQHEDLTQAWVDAFTKETGIKVTVRNGEDPEMANQIIQEGAASPADVFLTENSPAMAQVENAGLFADVDQATVAQVPANFRPSTNKWTGIAARSTVLVYDKTKLTEDKLPKSMLDLANPEWKGRWGASPSGADFQAIVAALLELKGETATKEWLKAMKDNSKAYKGNSTAMKAVNAGEIDAALIYHYYYFGDQAKTGENSKNVSQYYFKNQDPGAFLSVSGGGVLKSSKNAAAAQEFLKFVTGKKGQEILQKGTSFEYAIASDVPANDKLVPVKDLQAPTVDPAKLNSEKVTDLMTEAGLL; this is encoded by the coding sequence ATGAAGATCCGCTCCCACGCCCTGGCCGGCATCGCACTTGCCGCCACCGCCGCACTCGGACTGTCCGCCTGCGGCGGCGGCCCCACACCGGCAGCCTCAGGTTCCGCTTCCGCCGGCGGCGCTGGCTCCGGCGAGATCACGGTCTACAACGCGCAGCACGAAGACCTGACCCAGGCCTGGGTGGATGCCTTCACCAAAGAGACGGGGATCAAGGTCACGGTCCGCAACGGCGAGGATCCGGAGATGGCCAACCAGATCATCCAGGAAGGCGCGGCGTCCCCGGCCGACGTTTTTCTCACGGAGAACTCCCCCGCGATGGCCCAGGTTGAGAACGCCGGCCTGTTCGCCGACGTCGACCAGGCCACCGTGGCACAGGTCCCCGCGAATTTCCGCCCGAGCACCAACAAGTGGACCGGCATCGCTGCCCGCTCCACCGTCCTGGTCTATGACAAGACCAAGCTGACCGAAGACAAGCTGCCCAAGTCCATGCTGGATCTGGCAAACCCGGAGTGGAAAGGCCGCTGGGGCGCTTCCCCGTCCGGCGCCGACTTCCAGGCCATCGTCGCCGCGCTGCTTGAGCTCAAGGGTGAAACCGCCACGAAGGAATGGCTCAAGGCCATGAAGGATAACTCGAAGGCCTACAAGGGCAACAGCACCGCAATGAAGGCAGTCAACGCCGGCGAGATTGATGCCGCCCTGATCTACCACTACTACTACTTCGGAGACCAGGCCAAGACCGGAGAGAACTCCAAGAACGTCTCCCAGTACTACTTCAAGAACCAGGACCCGGGAGCATTCCTTTCGGTTTCCGGCGGTGGAGTGCTGAAATCTTCAAAGAACGCTGCGGCCGCACAGGAGTTCCTGAAGTTCGTCACGGGCAAGAAGGGCCAGGAAATCCTGCAGAAGGGCACATCCTTCGAGTACGCGATAGCCTCGGACGTCCCGGCCAATGACAAGCTGGTGCCGGTGAAGGACTTGCAGGCTCCCACCGTGGATCCTGCCAAACTGAACTCCGAGAAGGTCACCGACCTGATGACTGAGGCAGGACTGCTCTAA
- a CDS encoding ABC transporter permease — protein sequence MTTDLSAPQVSGDTTTAGRGKRPRPPFGVSAVGILAVLTALFSLLPLGYVIFMTGVTGWDTAVTLVFRPRVGELLLNTVLLILITVPLCLVLGVGGAWLVERTGLRGNKWWAVLLAAPLAVPAFVNSYAWVSAVPSLEGLWSGVLIATLSYFPLVYIPAAAALSRLDPAIEQSAASLGLGAWRTFFRVVLPQLRIAMTGGALLVALHLLAEYGAFAMIRFDTFTTAIMIQYRSTFNGTAGNMLASVLVFFCLILLLLEGRSRGTARYARVGSGVQGKALRLPLRSYQLPAQLSLLALTVLAFGLPLWVVLRWTLAGAGSWPADEFIPALLQTLGYGLAGAAVTIVVGFPMAFLAVRYPSWFSKALELSNYITSSMPGIVVGLAFVTVSIRVVPGVYQTAGVLVAAYVLLFLPRALVNLRSGLAQAPKELEEAAQSLGRPPLLSFIRVTLRLTAPAAAGGAALVFLGIVNELTATLLLSPNGTRTLATQFWSKSSEIDYVGAAPYALLMILVSAPMTYLLFQQSKKAAGQ from the coding sequence GTGACCACTGATCTATCGGCTCCGCAAGTTTCCGGAGACACGACGACGGCGGGCAGGGGCAAACGTCCCCGCCCGCCTTTCGGCGTTTCTGCAGTAGGCATCCTGGCGGTACTGACAGCACTGTTTTCATTGCTCCCGCTCGGCTACGTCATCTTCATGACGGGTGTGACCGGCTGGGACACCGCCGTCACCCTGGTCTTCCGCCCCCGGGTGGGGGAACTACTCCTGAACACTGTCTTGCTGATTTTGATCACGGTACCCCTCTGCCTCGTCCTCGGCGTCGGCGGCGCCTGGCTCGTCGAGCGGACCGGCCTCCGGGGAAACAAATGGTGGGCCGTCCTGCTGGCCGCCCCGCTGGCGGTTCCGGCCTTCGTTAACAGCTACGCCTGGGTTTCGGCGGTGCCGTCACTTGAGGGCCTCTGGTCAGGCGTCCTGATCGCCACGCTGTCCTACTTCCCGTTGGTATACATTCCGGCCGCTGCGGCACTCAGCCGGCTGGATCCTGCCATCGAACAGTCCGCCGCGTCCCTGGGCCTCGGGGCATGGCGGACGTTCTTCCGGGTGGTGCTGCCGCAGCTTCGCATCGCGATGACCGGCGGCGCTCTCCTGGTCGCCCTGCACCTGCTGGCCGAGTACGGCGCCTTCGCCATGATCCGGTTCGACACTTTCACCACCGCGATCATGATCCAGTATCGGTCCACGTTTAACGGAACCGCCGGCAACATGCTGGCGAGCGTGCTGGTGTTCTTCTGCCTGATCCTGCTCCTGCTCGAGGGCCGCAGCCGGGGCACAGCCAGATATGCGCGGGTGGGCTCCGGCGTCCAGGGAAAGGCCCTGCGGCTTCCGCTGCGCTCCTATCAGCTGCCCGCCCAGCTCTCGCTGCTGGCGCTGACAGTTCTCGCCTTCGGGCTACCCCTGTGGGTTGTGCTGCGCTGGACCCTCGCGGGAGCGGGAAGCTGGCCCGCGGATGAATTCATCCCGGCCCTGCTGCAGACTCTTGGGTACGGACTGGCGGGAGCTGCCGTCACCATCGTCGTCGGGTTCCCCATGGCTTTCCTTGCCGTCCGGTATCCCAGCTGGTTCAGCAAGGCGCTGGAGCTTTCCAACTACATCACCAGCTCGATGCCCGGCATCGTCGTGGGCCTGGCATTCGTCACCGTCAGCATCCGTGTGGTCCCCGGCGTGTACCAAACGGCCGGGGTGCTGGTGGCGGCATACGTCCTGCTGTTCCTGCCGCGGGCGCTGGTGAATCTGCGTTCAGGGCTTGCGCAGGCGCCCAAGGAACTGGAGGAAGCAGCACAGTCGTTGGGAAGACCGCCGCTACTGTCCTTCATCCGGGTGACGCTCCGGTTGACGGCTCCCGCCGCAGCCGGGGGTGCGGCCCTCGTGTTCCTGGGCATCGTCAACGAGCTGACGGCCACCCTGCTGCTCTCCCCGAACGGCACCCGCACGCTTGCCACCCAGTTCTGGAGCAAGAGCAGCGAAATCGATTACGTCGGCGCCGCCCCCTACGCGCTCCTCATGATCCTGGTATCCGCGCCGATGACCTACCTCCTCTTCCAGCAGTCCAAGAAAGCAGCGGGACAGTGA
- a CDS encoding ABC transporter ATP-binding protein: MTEQAPSRLPEPRIAASVVPSTNSHLVIDSVTKTFGTQAVLKGVNLSVAKGGTTAIVGPSGSGKTTLLRLIAGFEHPETGTIELNRTLVAGDGEWVPAHKRHIGYVAQDGALFPHLTVGQNVAFGLDAAKLPNGRRAVGDRVSELLEMVSLDPAMARRRPHQLSGGQQQRVALARALAREPELMLLDEPFSALDAGLRVATRRAVAKVLNKAGVTTILVTHDQAEALSFADQVAVMRGGKLAQIGNPFVVYTRPADRATAEFLGDAVILDAWMEGSLATCSLGGIPVRRPPAQGRVQLMLRPEQIRIAEDGPISGVVVDTDYFGPETTVRLKLAVPPELANGADHRYPGGGEIITIRHWNASIARPGMQLCLRVVGEAVAFPLDD, from the coding sequence GTGACAGAACAAGCGCCCTCACGCCTCCCCGAACCGCGCATCGCAGCCTCGGTGGTGCCCAGTACCAACAGCCACCTGGTGATCGATTCCGTCACCAAGACCTTTGGTACCCAAGCCGTGCTTAAGGGCGTGAACCTCTCGGTGGCCAAAGGCGGGACCACGGCCATAGTGGGCCCGTCCGGCTCCGGCAAAACCACCCTGCTGCGCCTGATTGCCGGCTTCGAGCATCCCGAGACGGGGACGATTGAGCTCAACAGGACCCTGGTTGCCGGCGACGGCGAATGGGTGCCGGCACACAAACGCCACATCGGTTACGTGGCCCAGGATGGCGCCCTCTTCCCACACCTCACCGTTGGCCAGAATGTTGCCTTCGGCCTCGACGCCGCGAAACTCCCGAACGGCCGCCGGGCAGTTGGTGACCGGGTTAGCGAGCTGCTCGAGATGGTGTCCCTGGACCCGGCTATGGCCAGGCGGCGCCCGCACCAACTCTCCGGCGGCCAGCAGCAGCGTGTGGCCCTGGCCCGCGCGCTGGCCAGGGAACCAGAGCTGATGCTGCTGGACGAACCGTTCTCCGCGCTGGATGCCGGGCTGCGCGTGGCCACCAGGCGGGCAGTGGCAAAGGTCCTGAACAAGGCAGGCGTCACCACCATCCTGGTGACCCATGACCAGGCCGAGGCCTTGTCCTTCGCGGACCAGGTGGCCGTGATGCGGGGCGGCAAGTTGGCCCAGATCGGAAATCCGTTTGTGGTGTACACGCGTCCTGCGGACCGGGCCACCGCGGAATTCCTGGGCGACGCCGTCATCCTGGATGCCTGGATGGAGGGCTCTCTCGCCACGTGCTCATTGGGCGGCATTCCCGTCCGCCGGCCGCCTGCGCAGGGCCGCGTCCAGCTCATGCTGCGGCCGGAGCAGATCCGCATCGCCGAGGACGGCCCCATCAGTGGCGTCGTGGTAGACACCGACTACTTCGGCCCGGAAACCACAGTGCGGCTCAAACTTGCCGTGCCACCCGAGCTGGCCAACGGAGCCGACCACCGCTACCCCGGCGGCGGGGAAATCATCACCATCCGCCACTGGAACGCCTCCATCGCACGGCCGGGGATGCAGCTCTGCCTGCGGGTGGTGGGCGAAGCCGTGGCTTTTCCCCTGGACGACTGA
- a CDS encoding YdeI/OmpD-associated family protein, producing MAIELQELLVPDAAAWRSWLEANHRDSPGVWLVLHKKGGDVTALDYDAALDEALCFGWIDGQVKKRDDGSYAQRMTRRGPKSRWSVRNVGHVARLEAAGKMTDAGRAAVESAKADGRWEAAYPGQATAEVPADLAAAIAAVPEAQAMFDVLTSVNRYALIYRTTSVKNQALRERKIAGFVEMLARGESPFPQQKKPEAG from the coding sequence ATGGCGATTGAACTTCAGGAGCTGCTGGTGCCGGATGCCGCCGCGTGGCGGTCCTGGCTGGAAGCGAACCACCGGGACAGCCCGGGCGTGTGGCTGGTGCTTCACAAGAAGGGTGGCGACGTCACCGCGCTGGACTACGATGCAGCCCTGGATGAGGCGCTGTGCTTTGGCTGGATTGACGGCCAGGTGAAAAAACGCGACGACGGGAGCTACGCCCAGCGTATGACCCGCAGGGGCCCCAAAAGCCGCTGGTCAGTGCGGAACGTCGGGCACGTGGCCCGGCTCGAGGCGGCAGGGAAGATGACCGACGCCGGCCGGGCCGCCGTCGAAAGCGCGAAAGCGGACGGACGCTGGGAAGCGGCGTATCCGGGACAGGCGACGGCGGAGGTCCCGGCGGACCTGGCCGCCGCGATCGCCGCCGTCCCGGAGGCGCAGGCGATGTTCGACGTTCTCACCTCCGTGAACCGGTATGCCCTGATTTACCGCACGACCTCGGTAAAGAACCAGGCGCTCCGGGAGCGGAAGATTGCCGGTTTCGTGGAAATGCTGGCACGTGGTGAGTCGCCCTTCCCGCAGCAGAAGAAGCCGGAGGCGGGCTGA
- a CDS encoding VOC family protein, with protein sequence MLRVRPVHFTSRMEPWEQLLTALGLAKTTDDGAWREFDAGAGRLALHQVEAGAPNDGTTVFGVEVGDVAEFARRTSIAGQETGTTSAELTGTDHGESCRITGPDGFSFLADKAAHGANCADADPALAVVGVWFTPEPAAAAQTLRDIGARYRPVPDDDETADFTAKNGGVLMVRPASGTPRSGLGFEYDGDLDALRDRLTVGGLEAGVTEEAFSRTLHVANPDADSQTPAASLHVPPTLWISKRRIEGSGNGVPDDA encoded by the coding sequence ATGCTGCGTGTCCGCCCCGTCCACTTCACGTCCCGGATGGAACCCTGGGAGCAGCTGCTCACGGCCCTCGGGCTGGCCAAAACCACGGATGACGGTGCCTGGCGTGAGTTCGACGCCGGCGCCGGCAGGCTTGCCCTCCACCAGGTGGAAGCCGGCGCACCCAATGACGGAACCACGGTCTTCGGCGTCGAGGTGGGTGATGTTGCCGAGTTCGCCCGGCGCACCAGCATCGCCGGGCAGGAAACCGGGACCACGTCCGCGGAGCTGACCGGCACTGACCACGGCGAGTCCTGCCGGATCACAGGCCCGGACGGCTTCAGCTTCCTGGCCGACAAGGCCGCCCACGGCGCGAACTGCGCAGACGCGGACCCGGCCCTCGCCGTCGTCGGCGTCTGGTTCACACCGGAACCGGCCGCGGCCGCGCAGACGCTGCGGGACATCGGAGCCAGGTACCGTCCTGTTCCGGATGACGACGAAACCGCCGACTTCACCGCCAAGAACGGCGGGGTGCTGATGGTGCGCCCCGCCTCCGGCACACCGCGGTCAGGACTGGGCTTTGAGTACGACGGCGACCTGGACGCTTTACGGGACCGGCTCACCGTCGGCGGCCTGGAGGCGGGCGTGACGGAGGAGGCATTCAGCCGGACGCTACACGTTGCCAACCCCGATGCTGACAGCCAAACCCCCGCAGCAAGCCTGCATGTACCGCCTACCCTCTGGATTTCGAAGCGCCGCATCGAGGGATCCGGCAACGGCGTTCCGGACGACGCTTAG
- a CDS encoding NUDIX hydrolase family protein, whose translation MNVRTPDPNPGWLSEEDLFEARGRLPMVYVEAVPVRLDPLGFVNEVGTLLQADEDGAMIRSLVSGRVIYRETIRAALLRHMEKDLGPLAFPQLPISPVPFTVAEYFPAPSQTGFTDDRQHAVSLAYVIPVTGECEPRQDALELTWMTPEEVLSPGVQLEFSGGRGALIRQALAFAGVGF comes from the coding sequence ATGAATGTTCGCACACCTGACCCCAATCCCGGCTGGCTCTCCGAGGAGGACCTCTTTGAGGCACGCGGGAGGCTCCCCATGGTTTATGTGGAAGCCGTTCCGGTCAGGTTGGATCCGCTCGGATTCGTGAACGAAGTCGGCACCCTGCTGCAGGCCGACGAGGACGGCGCCATGATCCGTTCGCTGGTGTCCGGCCGCGTCATCTACCGGGAGACGATCCGCGCCGCACTCCTGCGCCACATGGAGAAGGACCTCGGCCCGCTGGCCTTCCCGCAGCTCCCCATCAGCCCGGTGCCGTTTACCGTGGCCGAATACTTCCCCGCCCCGTCGCAAACCGGGTTCACTGACGACCGCCAACACGCCGTGTCGCTGGCATACGTCATCCCGGTAACCGGTGAATGCGAACCCCGCCAGGACGCCCTGGAGCTGACCTGGATGACCCCTGAGGAAGTGCTCAGCCCGGGCGTCCAGCTCGAATTCAGCGGCGGCCGGGGCGCGCTCATCCGCCAGGCGCTGGCGTTTGCCGGAGTGGGCTTCTGA